A stretch of DNA from Aurantiacibacter atlanticus:
TCGCACGTCCATCCGGACATTCGGCCGCTACGGCCTCTTGCGCTCCCTCGCAGGGTTCATTAGGGCAAATCCAACTGATCACCCCAAGAGGAAGAGGGATTACATGAGCGATACCGCTGAACGCGTGAAGAAGATCGTTGTCGAACATCTCGGTGTCGAAGAAGAAAAGGTGACTGCGGACGCCAGCTTCATCGATGACCTGGGCGCGGACAGCCTCGACATTGTCGAGCTGGTCATGGCCTTTGAGGAAGAATTCGGCGTTGAAATCCCGGACGACGCGGCCGAGAAAATCAACACGGTTGGCGATGCCAACAAGTACATCGAAGAGCATTCGTCCTAATCGGACGCGCAGCCTCGTTCGCGAATGGATTCCCCGGACGCGGACGGGGTTGGAAGGCTCAGCCCGTAAGGCTGGGCCTTTCTTGAATGTG
This window harbors:
- a CDS encoding acyl carrier protein, producing the protein MSDTAERVKKIVVEHLGVEEEKVTADASFIDDLGADSLDIVELVMAFEEEFGVEIPDDAAEKINTVGDANKYIEEHSS